One region of Anaerolineae bacterium genomic DNA includes:
- a CDS encoding Trm112 family protein produces MAVSQELLDILACPKCKGDIYLNKTKDGLICDSCRLLYEIKDDIPIMLIDEAKPIET; encoded by the coding sequence ATGGCTGTCAGTCAGGAGCTTCTTGATATTCTGGCCTGTCCCAAGTGCAAGGGGGACATATATCTAAACAAAACCAAAGACGGGCTTATATGTGATAGCTGTCGGCTTTTATATGAAATAAAAGATGATATTCCGATTATGCTTATCGATGAAGCCAAACCCATAGAAACTTAA
- the icd gene encoding isocitrate dehydrogenase (NADP(+)) has product MEKNSRIIINSNQTLLVPDCPIIPFIEGDGIGGDIWHAAKMVMDAAVHAAYSGNKKISWLEVYAGEKGYRETGEWLPSETLDTIKKYVIAIKGPLTTPVGKGIRSLNVTIRQELDLYACVRPVKYIDHVPSPMKNPEKVDMVIFRENTEDVYAGIEWEAGSKGAKSVISFLKNSMNVSIPDDAGIGIKPISEKNTKRLVSKAISYAIENRLPTVTLMHKGNIMKYTEGAFNKWGYEVAGDMFGDKTITENELFDKYNGIIPKDKVVIKDRIADMLFQQVLLRPEEYHVIATPNLNGDYLSDALAAQVGGLGIAPGANIGDFCAVFEATHGTAPKYAGQDKVNPSSLILSGAMMLDYMRWNESATLIRNALKSTIADGTVTYDLARQIQGAKQVKCSEFAEGIIKKIGGQ; this is encoded by the coding sequence ATGGAAAAAAACAGCAGGATAATAATAAATAGCAATCAAACCTTACTTGTTCCGGATTGCCCGATTATCCCTTTTATTGAGGGGGACGGGATAGGCGGCGATATATGGCACGCGGCAAAAATGGTAATGGACGCTGCAGTGCATGCCGCATACAGCGGTAATAAAAAAATATCCTGGCTCGAGGTTTATGCCGGAGAAAAGGGATACCGGGAAACAGGCGAATGGCTCCCATCCGAAACCCTTGATACAATAAAAAAATACGTAATTGCCATAAAAGGGCCCTTAACCACCCCTGTAGGAAAAGGAATAAGAAGCTTAAATGTCACTATAAGACAGGAACTGGACCTTTATGCGTGCGTCAGGCCCGTAAAGTACATTGATCATGTTCCAAGCCCCATGAAGAATCCTGAAAAGGTCGACATGGTCATTTTTCGGGAAAATACAGAGGATGTATATGCCGGAATTGAATGGGAAGCAGGAAGCAAGGGGGCAAAGAGCGTAATATCCTTTCTTAAGAACAGTATGAATGTTTCCATTCCTGATGATGCGGGGATAGGAATAAAACCTATAAGTGAAAAAAACACCAAGCGGCTGGTGTCAAAAGCCATCTCATATGCAATTGAAAACAGGCTTCCGACAGTGACTCTCATGCACAAGGGAAACATCATGAAGTATACGGAAGGGGCTTTCAACAAATGGGGATATGAAGTTGCCGGGGATATGTTCGGAGATAAAACCATAACTGAAAATGAGCTCTTTGATAAATATAACGGCATCATCCCAAAAGATAAGGTTGTCATAAAAGACCGGATTGCCGACATGCTTTTTCAGCAGGTGCTTCTCAGGCCTGAAGAATATCATGTAATCGCCACTCCAAACCTGAACGGCGACTATCTTTCAGACGCGCTTGCAGCACAGGTCGGCGGCCTGGGCATAGCGCCCGGCGCAAACATAGGGGATTTTTGTGCGGTTTTTGAAGCAACCCACGGCACAGCCCCAAAGTATGCTGGCCAGGACAAAGTAAACCCAAGCTCCTTGATCCTCTCGGGAGCAATGATGCTCGACTACATGAGATGGAATGAGTCTGCAACCCTGATTAGAAACGCTCTTAAGTCAACCATAGCCGATGGCACGGTAACATACGACCTGGCACGGCAAATACAAGGCGCAAAACAGGTAAAATGCTCTGAGTTTGCCGAAGGAATCATTAAAAAAATTGGTGGGCAATAA
- a CDS encoding transglutaminase-like domain-containing protein, which produces MKIRIKRLKPGLIAAILCGLLFMFLLSIRLDFFQKETHYIPSALDTVKISENERWMNIFHQDRKIGYAYRSFKPEKNGYFLSESVYMRINTIGTVEDIYIQTKGKLHSDLTLASFAFDLRSNIFHFKCRGKVEGEVLTVFIGEQRSEIPIGKKLYLTDVVMEAAWISGLEPDKTETFLVFDPTIMGQWSVCVTMVGRETLNIMGRRQNTKRVSIDFMGASHTAWIGEDGSVVQEEGFMGIKLKKVSRNEALTDLPVVPSQDLTEMASVASNVPIDRADELIMLCLEITGIKENLFLDGGRQTFENGILTIRKEDIPKPSDIHVGDKESLIKSRLQEPTPFIQSDHPKVRKKVSEIISKDDLPLAKARKLIAWIYENIEKRPVLSVPNALETLENRMGDCNEHAVLLAAMARAAGIPAQIEAGLVYARGRFYYHAWNVLYLGKWITVDSLMGQIPADVTHIRLVRGEPDRQIDLIGVIGKVKLEILEQSR; this is translated from the coding sequence ATGAAAATTCGCATAAAGAGACTAAAACCTGGCCTGATTGCAGCTATACTTTGCGGTTTACTTTTTATGTTTCTTTTAAGTATCCGCTTAGATTTTTTTCAGAAAGAGACTCATTATATCCCTTCTGCTTTGGATACCGTAAAAATATCTGAAAATGAAAGATGGATGAATATCTTCCATCAAGACAGGAAGATAGGATATGCTTACCGCTCCTTTAAGCCGGAAAAAAATGGGTATTTCCTGTCGGAATCTGTTTACATGCGGATCAATACTATTGGCACGGTAGAAGATATTTATATCCAGACTAAGGGAAAACTCCATTCTGATCTTACATTGGCCTCATTTGCTTTTGATTTAAGGTCCAACATCTTTCATTTTAAGTGCCGCGGGAAGGTCGAAGGTGAAGTGCTTACTGTTTTTATTGGCGAACAAAGGTCGGAAATTCCAATAGGCAAAAAACTATATCTAACCGACGTGGTTATGGAAGCAGCATGGATTTCAGGCCTGGAACCCGATAAGACCGAAACATTTCTTGTGTTTGATCCGACCATCATGGGACAGTGGTCCGTTTGTGTCACCATGGTGGGCCGCGAAACACTGAACATCATGGGGCGCAGACAAAATACAAAGAGAGTTTCTATCGATTTTATGGGAGCTTCCCATACAGCCTGGATAGGAGAAGATGGAAGCGTTGTCCAGGAAGAGGGTTTTATGGGAATAAAACTAAAAAAGGTTTCCAGAAATGAGGCGTTAACCGATCTGCCAGTAGTTCCAAGCCAGGATCTTACGGAAATGGCTTCTGTTGCCTCCAATGTGCCTATAGACCGGGCAGATGAACTTATAATGCTTTGTTTGGAAATAACCGGCATCAAAGAGAACCTCTTTTTAGACGGTGGAAGACAGACTTTTGAAAATGGAATATTGACTATCCGTAAAGAGGATATTCCAAAGCCGTCAGATATTCATGTGGGTGATAAAGAAAGTTTAATAAAGAGCCGCTTGCAAGAGCCCACTCCATTTATCCAGTCCGACCATCCAAAAGTACGAAAAAAAGTATCTGAAATCATATCTAAAGATGATCTTCCATTGGCCAAAGCCCGAAAACTTATTGCCTGGATTTATGAAAATATTGAAAAGCGTCCTGTTTTGTCGGTTCCCAATGCTCTGGAGACGCTGGAAAACCGTATGGGAGACTGTAACGAACATGCTGTTCTTCTGGCGGCCATGGCCAGAGCTGCCGGTATTCCTGCTCAGATAGAAGCCGGACTCGTATATGCAAGGGGACGCTTTTACTATCATGCCTGGAATGTTCTTTATCTTGGCAAGTGGATTACCGTTGATTCCCTCATGGGTCAGATCCCCGCGGATGTAACCCATATCCGTCTCGTACGCGGAGAGCCAGACCGCCAGATCGATTTAATTGGAGTGATAGGAAAGGTAAAACTTGAAATTTTGGAGCAGTCAAGATGA
- the pgeF gene encoding peptidoglycan editing factor PgeF: MILKEKKGVLFFQFPNLAKFSDIRHGIFTKNCGHSKNPYQSLNVSLSVGDNYSDVKENRRVISKCIKGNELVFANQVHETNVLILSKNNSPPVDEAFGKPGVGDAMVADTPEKFLLVQVADCQAVLMYDPFRRVVANVHCGWRGSVNNIIGKTIKIMADIFGCNASHIIAGISPSLGPCCAEFINYKTEIPDRLWKYKDRSHHFDFWSLSLDQLCDAGVLIKNICLSQICTKCNTNLFFSFRGQGTTGRMAAVIGLIYDSGKS, encoded by the coding sequence ATGATTCTAAAGGAAAAAAAGGGGGTTTTATTTTTTCAGTTTCCCAACCTTGCTAAATTTTCAGATATCAGGCATGGAATATTCACAAAAAATTGCGGGCATAGCAAAAACCCTTATCAAAGCCTGAATGTAAGCCTTTCAGTTGGTGATAATTACAGCGATGTCAAGGAAAACAGACGCGTTATTTCAAAATGCATTAAAGGAAACGAGCTTGTCTTTGCAAACCAGGTACATGAAACAAATGTATTGATACTTTCAAAAAACAATTCGCCGCCCGTGGACGAGGCTTTTGGCAAACCAGGTGTCGGAGACGCCATGGTTGCAGATACTCCTGAGAAATTTCTCCTGGTTCAGGTAGCTGACTGCCAGGCCGTGCTCATGTATGATCCCTTCCGGCGCGTGGTCGCAAATGTGCATTGCGGATGGCGCGGAAGCGTAAATAATATCATAGGCAAAACAATAAAAATAATGGCCGATATTTTTGGCTGCAATGCATCTCATATTATTGCAGGCATATCCCCTTCTCTAGGCCCATGTTGCGCTGAATTTATCAATTATAAGACAGAAATTCCAGACAGGTTGTGGAAATACAAAGACAGGTCGCATCATTTTGATTTCTGGTCATTAAGCCTTGACCAGCTCTGCGATGCAGGGGTTTTAATTAAAAATATCTGTTTAAGTCAAATATGCACAAAGTGTAATACAAATCTGTTTTTTTCCTTTCGCGGACAAGGAACTACAGGAAGGATGGCAGCGGTTATAGGTTTAATATATGATTCAGGAAAAAGCTAA
- a CDS encoding DUF370 domain-containing protein, translating to MEKILLNIGFGNSVAAERIVAIVAPNSAPMKRLKDEARDNKHLVDVTHGRKTRSIIVMDSNHIILSAIQAETMAQRYASLKESK from the coding sequence ATGGAAAAAATTTTACTTAATATAGGATTCGGGAATTCTGTGGCTGCTGAACGGATTGTAGCCATTGTCGCCCCCAATTCAGCACCAATGAAGCGGCTTAAAGATGAAGCAAGGGACAACAAACATCTTGTTGATGTGACACATGGCCGCAAAACCCGTTCTATTATTGTCATGGACAGCAACCACATTATACTTTCAGCTATTCAGGCGGAAACAATGGCTCAACGATATGCCAGCCTTAAGGAATCGAAATAG
- the rfaE2 gene encoding D-glycero-beta-D-manno-heptose 1-phosphate adenylyltransferase yields the protein MISKIAGVKELINRIAPLRRSGKQVVFTNGCFDIMHAGHVRYLEAARSEGEILVVGINSDKSIKSIKGENRPIMPQDQRAEVLAGLWCVDYIVFFDEPDPLRLIQAIKPDTLVKGEDWAEDKIIGADFVKADGGKVVRVAVVPDISTSMIIEKIIKMYC from the coding sequence ATGATTTCTAAAATTGCGGGTGTAAAAGAGCTTATCAATAGAATAGCCCCTCTTCGCAGGTCAGGCAAACAGGTTGTTTTTACAAACGGATGCTTTGATATCATGCACGCCGGTCATGTGCGTTATCTCGAAGCAGCAAGGTCCGAAGGGGAAATCCTGGTAGTGGGCATAAATTCCGATAAATCAATAAAATCAATCAAAGGGGAAAACAGACCGATCATGCCACAGGATCAAAGAGCGGAGGTTCTTGCCGGCCTGTGGTGCGTTGATTATATTGTTTTTTTTGATGAGCCCGACCCTTTAAGGCTGATTCAGGCAATAAAACCGGACACCCTTGTAAAGGGAGAGGACTGGGCCGAAGATAAAATAATAGGAGCCGATTTTGTAAAAGCTGACGGCGGCAAGGTGGTAAGGGTTGCCGTTGTCCCCGATATTTCAACATCCATGATAATTGAAAAGATTATCAAGATGTATTGTTGA
- a CDS encoding carbon-nitrogen family hydrolase, producing the protein MKNRQPFKAGIVQFNVRPGDIESNLSSALKGIDQLKARNAKIALLPEMWSCGFDNKRMGEHSEKTDNIIDELTLIASRHNMIIAGSLPEPSGNDIFNTMYLIDGDRGLINTYRKIHLFSHAQEDKYFCAGNRAVVCETSVGPVGLMICYDLRFPELCRTLTLSGALLVLTSAQWPLERITHWDILLRARAIENQIFMVAANRCGMENSIKYGGGSMLVSPSGEVLARAEDRECIISSEIDLAQLSEFRRKIPCLNERMPDTYDF; encoded by the coding sequence ATGAAAAACAGACAACCTTTCAAGGCAGGTATTGTGCAATTTAATGTCAGACCGGGAGATATTGAGTCAAATCTATCCTCGGCGCTCAAAGGGATAGATCAACTCAAAGCCCGAAATGCAAAGATCGCTCTTCTTCCTGAAATGTGGTCATGCGGTTTTGATAACAAACGCATGGGTGAACATTCTGAAAAAACAGATAATATTATCGATGAGCTTACCCTGATAGCATCCAGACACAATATGATCATAGCAGGCTCTCTGCCCGAACCTTCCGGCAACGATATTTTCAACACAATGTATCTTATCGATGGGGACAGAGGCCTTATCAATACCTACAGGAAAATTCATCTTTTTTCTCATGCACAAGAGGATAAATATTTTTGCGCGGGCAACAGAGCCGTGGTTTGTGAAACTTCGGTAGGCCCTGTCGGCCTGATGATATGCTATGATCTCAGATTCCCTGAACTTTGCCGCACACTTACCCTTTCAGGAGCACTGCTGGTCCTGACATCGGCGCAATGGCCTTTAGAACGCATCACCCACTGGGATATTCTCCTGCGGGCAAGGGCTATTGAAAACCAGATATTTATGGTGGCGGCAAACAGGTGCGGGATGGAAAACAGCATCAAATACGGAGGCGGTTCCATGCTGGTTTCTCCGTCTGGAGAAGTTCTCGCCAGGGCCGAAGACAGGGAATGTATTATAAGCTCTGAAATAGACCTTGCACAACTATCTGAATTCAGGCGTAAAATTCCCTGCCTGAATGAAAGGATGCCTGATACATATGATTTCTAA
- a CDS encoding DUF4416 family protein gives MSIPQPPESAKLVVSLFLKEKDIVVDVAKDLSDKLGPVDMVSSWLPFDYTKYYETEMGSPLFRRIFAFKNLIKQSALAKIKLATNNIEHKYSKKGKRMVNLDPGYMIKSKFVLATGKNYSHRIYIGKGIYADLTLIYTKGLFQKLAWTYPDYSDKIMLNHLNLIRNKYLRDL, from the coding sequence ATGAGCATACCTCAACCCCCTGAATCTGCGAAACTTGTTGTCAGCCTTTTTTTAAAGGAAAAGGATATTGTTGTTGATGTGGCAAAAGACCTTTCCGATAAATTAGGCCCCGTTGATATGGTAAGCTCATGGTTACCGTTTGACTATACCAAATATTACGAGACTGAAATGGGGTCTCCCCTGTTCCGGCGGATTTTTGCATTTAAAAACCTAATAAAACAAAGCGCTCTGGCCAAGATAAAACTTGCAACAAACAATATTGAGCATAAATACTCAAAAAAGGGCAAACGCATGGTCAACCTTGATCCCGGCTATATGATTAAATCAAAGTTTGTTCTTGCCACAGGAAAAAACTACTCCCACAGAATCTATATCGGCAAGGGAATTTATGCGGACTTGACACTGATTTATACAAAAGGCTTGTTTCAAAAGCTTGCCTGGACATATCCTGACTATTCCGATAAAATAATGCTTAACCACCTTAATTTAATACGCAACAAATATCTAAGAGACTTGTAA
- a CDS encoding ABC transporter ATP-binding protein produces MIQLNNLSKQYGKLKAVTRLNLSVSSGEIFGFIGPNGAGKTTTIQMMAGLLEPTEGSVIIDGIDMAAQPEKAKKKIGLIPDRPFLYEKLTGMEFLRFTADLYNIEQESFLEKTESLLNMFSIFDHAHELIESYSHGMKQRLVMSSVLLHDPPLIIVDEPMVGLDPRGAKMVRNLFCSLAEKGTTIFMSTHTLRLAEDVCSRIGIINKGALIATGTIADLKHAAHVGEADLEEVFFRLTEVEAQN; encoded by the coding sequence ATGATCCAATTAAATAACCTGTCAAAACAATATGGAAAGTTAAAAGCCGTAACTCGGTTGAATCTTTCTGTGTCTTCAGGAGAGATATTCGGATTTATCGGCCCAAACGGCGCAGGGAAAACCACTACCATACAGATGATGGCTGGTCTGCTGGAGCCAACAGAAGGTTCTGTAATCATAGATGGAATAGATATGGCAGCTCAGCCGGAAAAGGCCAAAAAGAAAATAGGACTGATACCGGACAGGCCGTTTTTGTATGAGAAGCTTACAGGCATGGAGTTTTTGAGGTTTACAGCAGATCTTTACAATATTGAGCAGGAATCTTTTTTGGAAAAAACGGAAAGCCTGTTGAATATGTTTTCCATTTTCGACCATGCTCATGAATTGATCGAATCCTATTCTCACGGCATGAAGCAGCGTCTCGTCATGTCATCGGTTCTTTTGCATGATCCACCTTTGATCATCGTGGATGAACCAATGGTGGGACTTGATCCAAGAGGCGCCAAAATGGTCAGAAATCTTTTTTGCAGCCTTGCTGAAAAAGGAACTACTATTTTCATGTCTACCCACACACTGCGATTGGCCGAAGACGTGTGCAGCCGTATCGGCATTATCAACAAGGGGGCTTTGATTGCCACAGGAACCATCGCTGATTTGAAACATGCGGCACATGTGGGAGAAGCGGATCTGGAAGAAGTTTTTTTCCGGTTAACAGAGGTGGAGGCTCAAAACTGA
- the rlmB gene encoding 23S rRNA (guanosine(2251)-2'-O)-methyltransferase RlmB, producing MKTEILYGIHPVSEALKAGRRKFFEVYLAQNKGSNRAEKTATIAESLNIPLKKLKAFELSSITGTDRHQGIGAKVSLYPLAEPTDIYDNIKPDKNPFLLLLDSIVDPRNLGALIRSALCVGIDGILIPKDRSALPTPAVSSVSAGALEHIRLALVTNMVNAIKDLKKRGVWIAGMDKSAQKSIFSFDFSCPLAIVIGGEEKGIRSLVKKHCDFLISIPQKGEINSLNASAAGAVVMYEAFRQREFKKQVIVQPQRH from the coding sequence ATGAAAACTGAAATACTTTACGGAATCCATCCGGTATCTGAAGCTCTAAAGGCAGGCAGAAGAAAATTTTTTGAGGTTTATTTAGCGCAGAATAAGGGCTCAAATCGTGCTGAAAAGACAGCAACAATTGCCGAATCTTTAAACATACCCCTGAAAAAGTTAAAAGCTTTTGAGCTTTCATCCATCACAGGCACCGACCGGCACCAGGGAATTGGAGCCAAGGTAAGCCTATATCCTCTTGCAGAGCCAACCGATATTTACGATAACATCAAACCCGATAAAAATCCATTTTTGCTGCTGCTTGATTCCATTGTAGATCCCCGCAACCTTGGCGCCCTTATTAGAAGCGCCCTTTGCGTGGGCATAGATGGCATACTAATTCCAAAGGATCGATCAGCCTTGCCGACTCCGGCTGTATCCAGCGTTTCCGCAGGAGCTCTCGAGCATATCCGCCTCGCCCTTGTCACAAATATGGTTAATGCAATAAAGGATTTAAAAAAAAGGGGTGTGTGGATTGCAGGAATGGATAAAAGCGCACAAAAATCGATTTTCTCTTTTGATTTTTCCTGCCCTTTAGCTATTGTTATCGGCGGGGAAGAAAAAGGAATTCGCTCTCTTGTAAAAAAACATTGCGATTTTTTGATTTCTATTCCACAAAAAGGGGAAATTAATTCTCTTAACGCGTCCGCGGCAGGGGCGGTCGTAATGTACGAAGCCTTCAGACAGAGGGAATTTAAAAAACAGGTAATAGTTCAGCCACAAAGGCACTAA
- a CDS encoding dihydroorotate dehydrogenase electron transfer subunit yields the protein MIQEKAKVLFNKKAGPSYFRIGLTCHNGYAKAKPGQFIMVHLPEQKTSILPRPFSIHRLIIANGLIQGIELLFKVVGGCTEKLSKCRRGDYLDILGPLGRGFIIPDKYQRIFIVSGGIGVAPLFFLASSLQAKIADPSTCRLFIGGRSKHDILCIYDFSKLDITISIATDDGSLGEKGLVTDLLETGIKENPPDFICACGPVAMLGSVARIAKRYDVPCQVSMETIMACGIGACLGCAVKGLNKYLHACVDGPVFDAAALKI from the coding sequence ATGATTCAGGAAAAAGCTAAAGTTTTATTTAACAAAAAGGCAGGCCCCTCTTATTTTAGAATCGGCTTAACCTGCCATAATGGTTATGCAAAGGCAAAACCCGGCCAGTTCATAATGGTTCACCTTCCAGAGCAGAAAACCTCGATTCTTCCACGCCCTTTTTCCATACACAGGCTTATTATCGCAAATGGGCTCATACAAGGCATTGAACTGCTTTTCAAAGTTGTGGGAGGATGCACTGAAAAGCTCTCAAAATGCAGGAGAGGAGATTATCTTGATATTCTTGGCCCGCTTGGCAGAGGTTTTATAATTCCGGATAAGTATCAACGGATATTTATTGTATCCGGTGGAATCGGTGTTGCCCCACTGTTTTTTCTGGCCTCATCACTGCAGGCAAAAATAGCCGATCCTTCAACATGCAGACTGTTTATTGGAGGAAGATCAAAACATGACATACTGTGCATATATGACTTTTCAAAACTTGACATAACTATAAGTATCGCCACCGACGATGGAAGCTTAGGGGAAAAAGGTCTTGTTACCGACCTGCTTGAAACAGGTATAAAAGAAAACCCGCCGGATTTCATCTGTGCATGCGGCCCTGTTGCGATGCTCGGCTCTGTTGCACGAATTGCAAAAAGATATGACGTTCCGTGTCAGGTCTCCATGGAAACCATAATGGCCTGCGGTATAGGAGCCTGTCTTGGTTGTGCTGTTAAAGGTTTAAACAAATACCTGCACGCCTGTGTGGATGGGCCTGTTTTTGATGCGGCTGCTCTTAAGATTTAG
- the gmk gene encoding guanylate kinase, protein MRKLFIISAPSGAGKTTLCREALKRFKDITFSISCTTRKPRNGEQDGIDYYFITKEEFKRKIENNKWAEWAEVYGNFYGTSAEFLDTCLSSGKSILLDIDVQGTIQIKKRYPDSITIFIMPPSLEALKTRLESRGTDTRQVIEKRLEAAKKEIEKKDLYRHVIINDQLSRAVSELIEIIESYC, encoded by the coding sequence ATGAGAAAGCTTTTTATTATTTCAGCGCCGTCAGGAGCCGGCAAAACAACCCTTTGCCGGGAAGCGCTAAAACGGTTTAAGGACATAACCTTTTCTATATCCTGCACAACAAGAAAGCCCCGCAACGGAGAGCAAGATGGAATTGACTATTATTTTATAACAAAAGAGGAATTTAAAAGGAAAATTGAAAACAACAAATGGGCGGAATGGGCAGAGGTTTACGGCAATTTTTACGGCACCTCGGCAGAATTTCTGGATACCTGTTTATCATCAGGAAAGAGTATACTCCTTGATATAGATGTTCAGGGAACCATACAGATCAAAAAGCGATATCCTGACAGTATTACAATTTTCATCATGCCTCCTTCATTGGAAGCGCTGAAAACCCGTCTGGAATCAAGAGGCACCGACACCAGGCAGGTTATTGAAAAACGTCTTGAAGCTGCAAAAAAAGAAATTGAAAAAAAGGATCTTTATCGCCATGTTATTATTAACGATCAGCTGTCAAGGGCTGTTTCCGAGCTAATCGAAATCATAGAAAGCTATTGCTAA
- a CDS encoding YicC/YloC family endoribonuclease yields MIKSMTAFARAENTQDKLTAVIDIRSYNSKFLDIALHIPQKYMCLEDRIKRLVSDSLERGRIEIRAQIIDVSEAAEAFGVNEPKADAYYNALIQLKNRLNIDTEIPLDIMANVAGIIKPLENTSDIEGCWAVVKDCTSNALDELCLMRQKEGDFIAGDIAGRLDYIEKTAGQIAKKSDELLPLYKDRLRERIQALTKGLVELDTGRIAQEAAFLADRSDISEEIARVASHINQFRSIMDSNESSGRKLIFLLQEFNREFNTMGSKTGSADAAYMIVDIKAELEKIREQLQNVE; encoded by the coding sequence ATGATAAAAAGCATGACCGCCTTTGCAAGAGCTGAAAACACACAAGATAAGCTGACCGCTGTAATCGACATCCGGTCTTATAACAGTAAATTCCTTGATATTGCCTTGCATATCCCGCAGAAATATATGTGTCTTGAAGACAGGATTAAGCGCCTTGTTTCAGACAGCCTGGAGAGGGGACGCATTGAGATTAGGGCACAGATCATTGATGTTTCTGAAGCAGCGGAAGCCTTTGGGGTCAATGAACCAAAGGCGGATGCGTATTATAACGCCCTTATTCAATTGAAAAACAGATTAAATATTGATACGGAAATCCCGCTTGATATTATGGCGAATGTCGCCGGCATTATAAAACCGCTTGAAAATACAAGCGATATTGAAGGTTGCTGGGCTGTTGTAAAGGATTGCACAAGCAACGCGCTTGATGAACTTTGTTTAATGCGACAAAAGGAAGGGGACTTTATCGCCGGAGATATTGCAGGCCGCCTTGATTATATAGAAAAAACCGCCGGGCAAATAGCCAAAAAATCAGATGAGCTTTTACCCCTGTACAAGGATCGCCTCAGGGAACGCATACAGGCTTTAACAAAAGGTCTGGTGGAGCTGGATACAGGAAGGATAGCACAGGAAGCGGCCTTTTTAGCCGACAGAAGCGATATTTCCGAGGAAATCGCAAGGGTTGCCAGCCATATAAATCAGTTTCGATCCATCATGGATTCAAACGAATCCTCGGGTAGAAAACTCATTTTTTTACTCCAGGAATTTAACCGGGAATTCAATACAATGGGATCCAAGACAGGAAGCGCGGATGCGGCATACATGATTGTCGACATCAAGGCAGAGCTTGAAAAAATACGGGAACAGTTGCAAAATGTGGAATAA
- a CDS encoding ComF family protein, with product MGNKAIHILGTIIAALQEAVFPTRCLVCRAFLKSRQQKSLSLDFQDRASFNCPNRLLFQSLMTGFLCPTCIKGFVPVKPPICSVCGIMFKSREGEDHVCGECLTSPKKFRISRSPGIYDKEFMAVIHCLKYKGKIQLARPLGMLLFSAFISLWGINSIDIIVPVPLHIKRFRKRGFNQAYLLVRDWKQIAENLNVRLPDISIDTNVLIRNRWTDPQTGLDRKKRMTNIKNAFSVNDKAIIKNKKILLIDDVYTTGATVNECAKALLRGKAEYVDVLTLARAV from the coding sequence GTGGGCAATAAAGCGATACATATCCTCGGAACAATCATAGCGGCTCTGCAAGAGGCTGTTTTTCCGACAAGGTGCCTTGTTTGCAGAGCCTTTTTAAAAAGCAGGCAGCAAAAAAGTCTTTCCCTGGATTTTCAAGACAGGGCCTCTTTTAACTGCCCGAACAGGCTTTTATTTCAAAGCCTGATGACGGGATTTTTATGCCCAACCTGTATAAAAGGCTTTGTTCCTGTTAAGCCACCGATCTGTTCTGTATGCGGGATTATGTTTAAAAGCCGCGAAGGGGAGGATCATGTTTGCGGCGAATGCTTGACCTCTCCGAAAAAATTCAGGATATCCCGCTCTCCCGGCATATATGACAAAGAATTTATGGCTGTAATCCATTGCCTGAAATATAAGGGAAAGATCCAGCTTGCAAGGCCCCTTGGGATGCTTCTCTTTTCCGCTTTTATCAGCCTCTGGGGTATAAACAGTATTGATATTATTGTGCCTGTCCCTCTTCATATTAAACGCTTCAGAAAACGGGGTTTTAATCAGGCGTATCTTCTGGTAAGAGACTGGAAGCAGATTGCGGAAAATTTAAATGTCAGGCTGCCTGACATCAGTATTGATACAAATGTTCTTATAAGAAACAGGTGGACTGATCCGCAAACCGGTCTGGATCGCAAGAAACGGATGACAAACATTAAAAATGCCTTCAGTGTCAACGATAAGGCTATAATTAAAAATAAAAAGATACTCCTTATAGATGATGTTTATACCACAGGGGCAACCGTCAATGAATGCGCAAAGGCTCTTTTGCGTGGCAAGGCCGAATATGTTGATGTGCTTACCCTGGCCAGGGCCGTGTGA